The following coding sequences are from one Chloroflexota bacterium window:
- a CDS encoding endo-1,4-beta-xylanase, which yields MRRLTWVLCSLLLLAGIFPPTNGIATSAVALAERPRTTAANVQAAPDPRYFAETGFRISDDKFWDYFNKRGGIRTFGYPVSRKFTLLGSPVQFFQRRVMQLQSDGTVGQLNLLDREVMPYNVIQGAVLPSFDQNIANQAPAVGSPGYATAVITFVKNKAPDTWNNIPTAFYRTFATTVSFSDAYPDGNGDPNWMPGVNLEMWGVPTSAPTYDPNNRNFAYLRFQRGVMHYDQATGLTQGLLLGDYFKSIITGNNLPPDLDSQAKGSRFYKQYNNAAPNGLNRPGELPNTNMKDAFEADGPLTSPSPAPVSDSTPNPTSTPTPVASPPSLTAFGYGMQAHLPFQDQARIFGLIRNAGFGWVKQQIRWSDMEKSEGKIDWEITDAIANNAQHYGINVLFSIVTAPAWSRRAGGVDGPPDDLNKLGNFVAALAQRYKGKVQAYEIWNEQNFSREWGGGRINAGDYVEMLKVAYNRIKAVDPNAIVVSGALTPTGWNDPNVAVDDLIYFEQMYTYNNGEIKKYYDVVGAHPGGYNNPPDDTPDHRTVPSTTFKGHWSFYFDRIKQLREVMVKWGDTDKKIWCTEFGWSTNNLAPGYEYGRDNSDMDQARYIVRAFEKAKQWGWVGAMFIWNLNFSTAVPPTDEKYPFSIINSDWSPRPAYSAVKDMPK from the coding sequence ATGAGGAGGCTGACTTGGGTTCTTTGCTCTCTGCTCTTACTGGCCGGAATATTCCCCCCAACTAACGGAATCGCTACCAGCGCGGTGGCGCTGGCCGAGAGGCCACGGACGACTGCCGCAAACGTACAGGCGGCTCCTGATCCCCGTTATTTTGCCGAAACCGGATTCAGGATAAGTGATGATAAATTCTGGGACTACTTCAACAAGCGTGGCGGCATACGCACCTTCGGCTATCCAGTTTCCCGCAAGTTCACCCTGCTGGGATCGCCGGTGCAGTTTTTCCAGAGAAGGGTAATGCAGCTCCAGAGTGACGGTACAGTTGGACAACTCAACCTACTCGATCGTGAAGTAATGCCTTACAACGTGATCCAGGGAGCAGTACTTCCCTCTTTCGACCAAAATATTGCCAATCAGGCACCAGCGGTTGGTAGCCCTGGCTACGCTACAGCGGTCATCACCTTTGTTAAAAACAAGGCCCCGGATACCTGGAACAATATTCCTACGGCTTTTTACCGCACATTCGCCACCACCGTTTCCTTCAGCGATGCTTATCCTGATGGCAATGGTGACCCCAACTGGATGCCCGGCGTCAACCTGGAGATGTGGGGCGTGCCCACCAGCGCACCCACTTACGATCCCAACAACCGTAATTTCGCCTACCTGCGTTTTCAACGTGGGGTGATGCACTACGACCAGGCGACCGGTCTGACACAGGGTCTGTTGCTCGGTGATTATTTTAAATCCATTATAACCGGCAATAACTTACCCCCTGACCTCGACTCCCAAGCGAAGGGCAGCCGTTTCTACAAGCAGTACAACAATGCCGCCCCCAATGGCCTCAACCGGCCAGGCGAACTACCGAATACTAATATGAAAGATGCCTTTGAGGCAGATGGGCCGCTGACAAGTCCAAGCCCTGCCCCCGTTTCAGACTCTACCCCTAACCCTACGTCGACCCCCACCCCGGTCGCTTCGCCACCCAGCCTCACCGCTTTTGGCTACGGCATGCAGGCCCATCTGCCCTTCCAAGATCAGGCACGCATATTTGGGCTAATTCGCAATGCCGGTTTCGGTTGGGTGAAGCAGCAGATCCGCTGGTCCGATATGGAGAAAAGCGAGGGCAAGATTGACTGGGAAATCACAGATGCCATAGCCAATAATGCCCAGCACTATGGGATCAATGTGCTTTTCAGCATCGTCACCGCTCCAGCCTGGTCGCGCCGGGCAGGCGGCGTAGATGGCCCCCCCGACGATCTGAACAAATTAGGGAACTTCGTTGCCGCTCTCGCCCAACGTTATAAGGGTAAAGTGCAGGCGTACGAGATCTGGAACGAACAGAATTTCAGCCGCGAGTGGGGTGGTGGCCGCATCAACGCTGGTGATTATGTGGAGATGTTAAAGGTAGCCTACAACCGCATCAAAGCGGTGGACCCCAATGCCATCGTCGTCTCTGGCGCCCTCACCCCTACCGGCTGGAACGATCCCAATGTAGCGGTAGATGATCTCATCTACTTTGAGCAGATGTACACCTACAATAACGGTGAGATCAAGAAGTATTACGATGTTGTGGGGGCCCATCCGGGAGGCTATAACAACCCGCCGGATGACACACCAGATCACCGCACCGTTCCCTCGACCACTTTCAAGGGACATTGGAGCTTCTATTTTGATCGGATTAAGCAGCTGCGCGAGGTGATGGTAAAGTGGGGAGACACTGACAAGAAGATCTGGTGCACCGAGTTCGGCTGGAGCACCAATAACCTGGCCCCTGGTTATGAGTATGGGCGAGACAATAGTGATATGGATCAAGCGCGCTATATCGTGCGTGCCTTCGAGAAGGCCAAGCAGTGGGGCTGGGTAGGAGCAATGTTCATCTGGAACCTCAACTTCTCTACCGCCGTGCCTCCTACTGATGAGAAATACCCGTTCAGTATCATCAACTCGGATTGGAGCCCTCGTCCTGCCTATAGCGCAGTGAAAGATATGCCCAAGTAG